Below is a window of Micromonospora chersina DNA.
CCGGCGGGCCGCCGGGCAGGGCTACCTGACCGTGGTCAACGACCTCGACGGCGAGGACTGGGCCCGGCCCGGGGTGGACACCATCGTGCGGAACCTGACGCCGGCCGGCGACGCGGGCGTCGTGGTGCTGCTGCACGACGCCGGCGGGGACCGGTCGCAGACCCTCGCGGCCCTGGACCGGTTCATCCCGCTGATGCGCGCCCGCGGCTACACCTTCACGACCGTCAGCGGCGGGATCAACCGCGCCCGACCGGACGCGCCCCCGTATGCCGGCAACGTCGCGGCGTCCACCGGCGACCGCTGGCGGGCCGCACCGGTCTGCTGGGCGATCCGGCTGGCCGACGGCGTCCTGCGCGGGCTCGCCCTGATCTTCGTGGTGGTCGGCCTGCTCATGCTGACCCGCACCGTGATGCTGCTCCTGCTCGCCCGCCGGCTGGCCCGCCGCCGACGGACCCAGCGCTGGCCGTGGGGGGTGACGACCGCGCCGGTCTCGGTCATCGTGCCCGCCTACAACGAGCGGGCCGGCATCGTCGCCACCGTCCGGTCCCTGGTCGCCAACGACCACCCCGGGATCGAGGTGATCGTGGTCGACGACGGCTCGACCGACGGCACCGCCGACCTCGTCGACTCGCTCGGCCTGCCCGGTGTCCGGGTCATCCGCAAACCCAACGGCGGCAAGGCGACAGCCCTCAACACCGGACTCCTGTACGCCTCGCACGACATCATCGTCACCGCGGACGCGGACACCGTTTTCGAGCCGGACGCGATCCGGCGGCTCGTCGAGCCGTTCACCGACCCCGGGATCGGCGCGGTGGCCGGGAACGTCAAGGTCGCCAACCGGCGCCGCCTGCTCGGCCAGTGGCAGCACATCGAGTACGTCATCGGCTTCAGCCTGGACCGGCGGTTCTACGAGAAGCTCGGCTGCATCCCGACGGTGCCCGGCGCGATCGGCGCGTTCCGGCGCCGCGCCCTGACGACTGTCGGCGGGATGAGCCGCGACACCCTGGCCGAGGACACCGACGTCACCATGGCGGTGCTGCGGGCCGGCTGGCGGGTGGTCTACCAGGACCGGGCCCGCGCCTGGACGGAGGCGCCCGCCTCGGTGGGCGACCTGTGGCGGCAGCGCTACCGCTGGAGCTACGGCACCCTCCAGTCGATGTGGAAGCACCGCGGCGCCGTCCGCGACCGGGGCGCCGGCGCCCGGTTCGGCCGCTTCGGGCTGCCCATGCTCGCCCTGTTCGGCGTGCTGCTCCCCCTGCTCGGGCCGGTGCTCGACCTGCTGGCCGTCTACGGACTGTTCTTCCTGGACACCACGAAGACGGCGGTGGCCTGGCTGGTCATGCTGGCCGTGCAACTGCTCACCGCGGCGGTGGCCTTCAAACTCGACCGGGAGCCGCTGCGCCCGCTGCTCACCCTGCCGTTCCAGCAGTTCGCCTACCGCCAGATGATGTACCTGGTGCTGGCCCGCTCCATGGTGACCGCGCTGACCGGCGCCCGGCTGGGCTGGCGCCGGGTGAAACGGGCCGGCGAGCCGGTCGCGGGGACGCCGGTTGCGCCGGAGGCCGCGGCGCCGCCGGGCCGGGACCGCTGGTTCGACACTCTGCGGGCGCTCGCGCTGGGCCGGGTCATCGCGTACCACATGTTCGGCGCCGCCTGGCTGAGCCTCGTCTTCCCCGCCATGGGGGTGATGTTCGCCCTCGGCGGCGCGCTGATGGCCCGCTCGCTGGACCGTACGCCCGAGCGGGCGGTCAGCGGCCGGCTGCGCCGCCTGCTCCCCGGGCTGTGGGCCCTCGGCCTCGTGCTGGTGCCGCTGATGCTCTGGCACGGCTGGTCCGACCGGCCCGCCTGGCCGGTGCTGCTGAGCTGGGTGGTGCCGCTGGTGCAGCCGCCCGGCGACGCGTGGGCAGCGGACGTGACAGGGGTGCTCTGGTACCTGGTGACGTACCTCTGGCTGGTGCTGCTCTCCCCCGCGATGCTGGCGCTGCACCGGCGGTGGCCGGTGTGGTCGGTGCTCGTGCCGCTGGCCGGCGTGGTGCTGTTGCAGACCGCGGCGCCCGGGTTCGACGGGCCGGTGGAGTCGGTGCTGACCGACCTGGCCATGTTCACCGCCTGCTGGCTGGTCGGCTTCGCGCACCAGGACCGCCGCTTGCGGCGGCTCTCGCTGCCGGCGCTGCTGGGCCTGGCGGCGCTCTGCCTGGGGGTCGCGGTCGGCTGGCTGGTGACCCACCCGGAGGCGGGCCGCGATCTCAACGACATCCCGGTGGCGCAGGCGTTCTGGTCGCTCGGGTTCGTGCTGGTGCTGCTGCGCGTCGCGCCGCCGATGGGCTGGCTCGCCCGCGTCCGGCCGCTGGACCGGCTGGTGACCGCGCTGAACAGCCGGGCGCTGACCATCTACCTCTGGCACAACGCCGCCATCGCGGTCTGTTTCGCCGTGGGTGACCTGATCGGTGTCTGGCGGGTCGGCCAGGTCGGCTACCTGGCGGTGGCCCTCGTGCTGCTCATCGGGCTGGTGCTCGCCCTCGGCTGGATCGAGGACCTCAGCGCCCGTCGGCCACCCCGACTGCTGCCCTGGCCCGGGCGCACCACCGCGCGGCTTCCCGTGGCGCGTCCCGCTGCCGCCGAACGCCAAGGAACTCCAGTGAGGACGTGAACACGTGCAACACGAACATTCAAATCGTCATAATCAGGCAAATTTATCGCATACTTGACTCACGTTGGCGGGCGTACCCGGACCGGGCCGCCCACCTCGGAGACGACGTCATGGCGGGCGGCCGCCCGCGGTGGCGCGAAGGCGGTGATTGGGGTGATCACCGCGGCCGGCACGGGTCTCGCCCTCCTACGGGCCCGTGCCGGCCACCCCCGACCCGAACACTCGATGCCTGATCCCTCGCAGGTCAGAAGCGGAGCGCAGATGGCGATGTGGCACCCGCCGACCCCGGCGGAGCAGGAACTGTGGAACGCGGTGGTGGCCGGGGTCCGGGCGGCCGACGAGTCGGACCTGGCGGGCGTCGAGGCCGCTGTCGAGCGGCTGTCGCGGCTGCCCCACCCGTGGGCGTACCACGTCCTCGGCGACACGGCCGGGCTGCTCATCGAGGAGCTCGACCCGGACGGCCAGGACGTCTGGCCGCTGCTGGCGGCCCAGCTCGACGACGAGGGTCCGGCGGACCGGACGGCGCGCCGGCGCCGGGCGTCGCTGCATCCGGCCGGCCGACGGCCCGCGGTGCCCGAGACCGGCGAGCCCGAGACGCTGCGACGACGCCTGCTGCTCATCGCCCGGCTCGCCGACGCCACCCAGGTCGGAGTCGGCGCGTTCCTGGACGTCGCGCTGGCCGACAACGGCGACCGCGCCCCGCGGGCCCCGTCCAACTCGCTCCCGCACTGCCGCCTGGGCCAGTGAGCCTGTCGGCGCCCCTTTCTATGCTTCCGGAATGCTGTCGCAGGTGACCGGCCTCTCCCGGCACTTCACCGAGGAGTCTCTGAAGGCGTACCTGCTCGCGCGGTCGGAACGGCTGCCGACCGGCTGTCTCATCGTGCGGGGCTACGGCAGCCGGCGCGGGGTTCACCAGAAGGTCGCCGGCCGGGCGTGGGCCCACGTCGCCGCCTACGCGGTCTTCGTCGGCGGCTACCGGCCCGACCTGGACGTGCACCACGTCTGCGACGTCGCCGACTGCATCGAGCCGACCCACCTCCGCCAGCTCAGCCACGCCGAGAACTGCCGTCGGCGCAGGCAGCAGCCCCGGTGCCGCAACGGGCACGACCGCGAGGTGGACCCGGCCACCGGCCGCTTCCGGAGGGTCTGCCGGCGCTGCAACAGCGACGCGCAGAAGCGCTGGCGGGAGCGCCGGGCCGCCGAGGTGGCCGAGGCCAGGGCGAGCTACCGGCCTTAGGCCGCCGGATACAACAGCGTAAAGCCTTACGCACAGGAACTGTCATTATGATGCATCGAGCTTGTGTCCCCTTTGTCCGGACAGATTGCTGGATTGGTGTAACCAGTAATCCGTTAATCGGACCGCGGAAAGCGCTGGACGGCGTGGTGGCCGGCTTGTAGCTTGCAGGTGCCCGTGACACCGCCCGAGGAGGTGAGACCCATGAACGCTGTATCGATGTGGGTGCTCCCCCTTCCCGTCACGGCCGGGCGATCGACGTAGGTGTCGCCGGGAGCGCCTCGCCACAGAGGCACTCCCGGAAAGGCACCACCAATGCACTTCGACGTGATCATTGCCGGCTGCGGGCCGACGGGCGCCATGCTGGCCGCCGAACTACGGCTGCACGACGTGCGGGTACTCGTCCTGGAGAAGGAGACCGAGCCCCCGTCGTTCGTCCGCATCGTCGGCCTGCACATCCGCAGCATCGAGCTGATGGCGATGCGCGGGCTGCTGGAGCGCATCCTCGAACGCGGCAGACGGCGTCCGGCCGGCGCCTACTTCGCCGCCATCGACAAGCCCGCGCCCGAGGGCCTGGATTCCCCGTACGCCTACCTGCTGGGCATCCCCCAGCCCGTCATCGTTCACCTGCTCGAAGAACATGCGGTCGAACTGGGTGCGCAGGTCCGCCACGGCTGCGCGGTGGTCGGCTTCGAGCAGGACGACGACGGGGTGACCGTCGAGCTGGCCGACGGCGAACGGCTGCGTTCGCGCTACCTGGTCGGCTGTGACGGCGCGCGCAGCACGGTGCGCAAACTGCTCGGCGTCGCCTTCCCCGGCGAGCCCTCGCGGAACGAGACGCTGATGGGCGAGATGGCAGTGGGTGCGCCGCAGGACGAGATCGCCGCCAAGGTGTCCGAACTCCGCGTGACCGACAGGCGATTCAGTCTCGCTCCCGCGGGTGTCGGGGTCTATCGCGTGGTGGTACCCGCCGGAGGAGTCAGCGACCGTGCGGCACCGCCCACGCTCGACGACTTCCGACGACAGCTGCGCGCCGTCGCCGGCACCGATTTCGGCGTGCACTCCCCGCGCTGGTTGTCCCGCTTCGGCGACGCGACCCGGCTGGCCGAACGGTATCGGGTCGGGCGGGTGCTGCTGGCCGGCGACGCGGCACACGTCCACCCACCCATCGGCGGACAGGGCCTCAACCTCGGCGTCCAGGACGCGGTGAACCTCGGCTGGAAACTGGCCGCACAGGTCCGCGGCCGGGCGCCGCAGACACTGCTGGACACCTACCACGCCGAACGTCATCCGGTCGCTGAGGACGTGCTGGACAACACCCGCGCCCAGATGGAACTGCTGTCCACCGAACCGGGCGCGCGGGCCGTGCGCAGGCTGCTCACCGAACTGATGGACTTCGAGGAGGTGAACCGCCGTCTGATCGAGAAGATCACCGGGATCGGCATCCGCTACGACTTCGGCGCCGGCCCCGACCTGCTCGGCCGCCGGCTGCCCGACATCGACCTGAAAGAGGGCCGCCTCTACGGTCTGCTGCGTCGCGGCCGCGGCCTGCTGCTGGACCGCACCGGAGGCCTGACCGCCGGCGGCTGGTCCGACCGGGTCGATCACCTCGCGGATCCCACCGCCGCACTGGACGCTCCCTGCGTCCTGCTGCGCCCCGACGGTCACGTCGCCTGGATCGGCGACGATCAGCGCGACCTGGACGACCACCTCGCCCGCTGGTTCGGCAGGCCCATCACCTGACGTCGGGTGCGGTCGGGGTTCACCCGCCGCCCGCCGGCCTGACGAGACCGCCATGCCGGCGGGCGGTAGCCGGCGGACGCTAGTTCCGCACGGCGTCCTTCACGAACACGAGCCCGTCGATGCCGGTCAGGTGCGCCGGATCGAGGGGGGCGTAACCGAACCAGGGGGACACCCGCGGAGCGGGTGCCGCCTCGCCGAGGGCCGCGGCCAGTCGCCGGGGGTCGACGACGTACCGGTCCTGCGGGAGCGCGTACAGGTGCCCTTCGAGGGTGTCCGGGGGTGGGGTCTCCACGCCGTGGTGGCGGATCGTGCCGAGGGCGGTGGCCAGGAAGGCGTACCCGTCGCCCAGGTGAGGGCTGACGAGCGCGCCGGCGCTCCACCATGCCACCGGCAGGCCGCCCATCCGCATCGTGCTCCTCTCCCGCTGGAGGTGGCTGTTGTGGGCGTGCACGAGCGTCGGACCGCGTTCGGCGAGTGCGAGCAGGTTGGCGGCCATCATGGAGTCCCGCACGGCGAGCAGCCGCGCCATCCGGGTGGGTGACGTGTCGGCCATCGAGAAGTGGTAGCGCAGCAGGCCGGCGGCCGTGCGCCCGTACAGGCGCGCCCGCTCCCACTCGTCGGGTGTGGACGTCGCGATCAGGTGGGGCGTCTGCGCGTCGAGCAGGGCCACCAGGTCGTCGGCCACCAGTCGTAGTTCCCTGGCCTCGGGCGTCCGGCCCACCGACCGGGTCGGGTCCATCATGGCGGCCGGTTCGGTCCACCTGTCGTCGGCCCCGAGCAGGCGGTCGAGCGTCTCGGCGGTGCAGGGAAGCAGGCCGGCGTCGACCCGGGCCGCGAGGTAGCCGTGCAGAGCGGTGAGGGCCTGCCGGGGGCTCGCCGCGGCGGTGATCTCCAGCGGGCCGTCGAAACCGGCGAACCGCACCCGCTCGGACGCGGGCCGGCCCTCGTTGTAGGCCCGCATCCAGCGCACCAGGTCGCGGTTGCCCGGGAAGGCGCCCCACTCGTGGCTGAAGCCGCGGTCCATGACCTCGTCGAGGTCGCCCGCGCCCGACGTGACGTGGTCGTCCACCACGAGGCCCATCAGGCAGTCGCTCTCGATGGCGATCGTCCGGTAGCCCTCCCGCTCCACGAGTTGCCGGAAGAGGTCGTTGCGCACGTCGAGGAGAACCTTCTCGCCGTGGGTGGGCTCGCCCAGGGCGAGCAACCGGGGCCGGCCCGGGAGCAGCCCCATGACGGCAGCGGCGTCGACGGCATGGACGGTGTCGGTGATACCAGCAGTCATGCCCTCAACGCTATCGTTGAACCGTCGGTGGAAACTTCTCAGTGAAACTGGGCAGGCAGTGCGGCAAAACTCTCAACACGGTGGTCGGCTGAGGCCGGTCGACCTGGCGCGCCGGCACGGTCTGTCGACGCAGGCGATCCGGAACTACGAGGCGGCCGGCGTCCTTCCGGAGGCGGAACGCACCCTCCACGGCTACCGCACCTACACACCGCTGCACGCGAGCGCGCTGAACGCGTTCCTGGCCCTCGTGCCCGGCCACGGTCACGCGACGGCCACGTCGATCATGCGGGCGGTCAACCGGGAGGCGACCGGGGAAGCTCTCCACCTCATCGACGAGAGCCACGCCCAGCTTCTCGACGACCGCCGCACCCTCCAGGCCGTCGAGGCCGCGCTGCGCGACCTCGAGCCCGTGCCGCCGGAACGCGGTGACACCTTCGTGGGCCCGCTGTCGAGAAGGCTCGGTATCCGCCCGGCCACCCTGCGCAAGTGGGAACGTGCGGGCGTGGTCCAGCCGCGCCGCGACCCGCGGACGGGCTACCGGGTCTACAGCGCCGCCGACGTCCGCGATGCCCTGCTGGTTCACCAGCTCAGGCGGGGCGGCCACCTGCTGGAGCAGATCGCCCCGCTGATCGCCCAGGTCCGCTCGGCCGGGGGCGTCGCACCCCTCGAATCGACGCTGCGCGACTGGCACGCCCGTCTCGTGGCCCGCAGCCGCGCGATGCTGAGCGGCGCCGCGGCGCTGGACGCCTACCTGGACTGCCGGTCGGCTTCCGAGGCGGGATGACCACCGGGGTTGCCGGCACGGGTTGCTCGGTAAATACTTACTGCATGAGTGACAGCCGGGCCGCCCTGCTCGACGCCGCGGCGGAGGAGTTCGCCCGCACCGGCCTGCACGGCACCCGGGTGCAGGCGGTGGTCCGGCGCGCCGGCGTCAACGAGCGCATGATCTACCACCACTTCGGCAGCAAGGAAGGGCTCTACGCGGCCGTCATCGACGAGCAGCGCGCGGGGCTGGCCGCCGCCTGGGCGCCGGTGCTCGACCGGGCCACCACCCTCGACCCGTACGCGGGGATGCGCGCCGCCTTCGCCGGCTTCTACGACATCCTGCGGGCCCGCCCCCGGCTGCTCGCGCTGATGCTGCACGAGTCGCTGAGCGGGTCCGGCGCGCTGTCCCTGCCCACCGCCGACCAGCTCCCCGCGGCGATCCGCCACCTGTACGAGCGCGGCCAGTCCGAGGGCGCGTTCCGCGCCGACTGCCCGTTCGAGGTGGCGTACGCGACCGCGATGGGGGCGCTCGTGGCGTTGCAGGTCTTCGCTCCCCCGTTCGCCGTCGACGCCGGCACGCCGGAGCTGCGGGACCGGGTGGTCGGGCAGCTGCTCGACGGGATGACCGGGCCGGTTCCCGGCCGCTGAACCAGCACACGGTGACAACCTGCGGAGCCCGGGCCTCCGCAGTAAGCATTTACCGCAGGTCGAGGAAAGGGGCCGGAATGGATCGGACCATCGAGCCGCCCGCGCCGGCACCCGGGGTCTCCCCGGCGCTGCGCCGGCTGGTCGGCGTGATCATGCTCGGCGCGCTCGCCGTGCAGCTCGACGCCACCATGACCAACGTCGCCATCCACACGCTGCTCCGCGAGTTCGACGCGACCCTGTCCACCGTGCAGTGGGTCGGCACCGGCTACCTGCTGGCGATGACCGCGATGATCCCGCTGACCGGCTGGGCCGCCGACCGGTTCGGCACCCGCACGCTCTGGACGCTCAGCCTCGCCGGGTTCCTGCTGGGCTCCCTGCTGTCCGGGCTGGCCTGGTCCGCCGGCAGCCTCATCGCGTTCCGGGTCGTGCAGGGCGCGGGCGGCGGGATGCTCGTACCCCTGGCGCAGACCATCCTGGCCCGCGCCGCCGGCCCGGACCGGCTCGGCCGGGTGATGGCCGCCATCGGCGTCCCCGCCATGCTGGGCCCGGTCCTCGGGCCGGTGCTCGGCGGCCTGATCGTCGACGACCTGGGCTGGCGGTGGATCTTCTTCGTCAACCTGCCGGTCGGCCTGGCCGGGCTGCTCCTGGCCCGCCGGGTGGTGCCCGCCGACCGGCCGGCGACCGCCGCCCCGCTGGACCTGACCGGGCTGGCCCTGCTGCCGCCCGGCTGCGCCGCCGTGGTCTACGGCCTGGCCGAGGCCGGCCGGCACGGCCGGTTCGACGCCCCGGCCGTGCTCGTCGCGGTGGCGCTCGGCGGGGTGCTGCTGGCCGGATTCGCGGGGCACGCGCTGCGGACCCGGCGGGAGCCGCTGATCGACCTGCGGCTGCTGGCCGACCGGACGTTCGCGGCCTGCGCGGCGGTGGTGTTCCTGTCCGGCGTCGCCCTGTTCGGGGCGATCATCCTGCTGCCGCTCTACCAGCAGCAGGTGCGGGGCGCGTCCGCCCTGGCCGCCGGGCTGCTGCTGGCCCCGCAGGGCGTGGGCATGGCGATCGGGCTGGTGGCCGCCGGGCGGCTCACCGACCGGATCGGCCCCCGGCCGATCGTGCTGGTCGGCCTCGTGGTGGCCGCCGCCGGCACGCTCACCTACACGCAGGTGGCGGCCGACACCGCGCAGCCGGTGCTCGCCGCCGCGTTGCTCGTCAGCGGCGCCGGCATGGGCGCCACCGTGGTGCCGGTACTGGCCAGCCCGTACCGGGGACTGTCGCCGGCGGCGATCCCGCGGGCGACCAGCGCCATCCGGATCTTCCAGCAGCTCGGCGGGGCGTTCGGCGGGGCGGTCCTGGCCGTCGTGCTCCAGCGGCAGCTCGCCGGGCAGGCCGACGCGGCGGAGCGGGCGGCCGCGTTCGGGGCGACCTTCTGGTGGGTGCTCGGTTTCACGCTGCTGGGGGTGCTCCCGGCCCTGCTGCTGCCGGCCACCCGGGCGCCGCGGCCCGGCGCCGGGTCGGCCTGAGCAGCCGTCGTCGGGGGACCACCGGCTCGGGGGTGGTGGTCCCCCGACGACGGCCGATCAGCGGCGCCGCCAGGGCCACCACCGGCGGCGCGGCGGAGCGGAAAGCGGGACGGGCGCGGGGTCGGCCGCCACCCGCTCGGCCGCGGCCCGCTCCCGGCCGGCCCGCCAGTCGCGGACCACGTCGTCGGCGTTGACCGGCCGGACCACCACCCGCGGACCGGTGGGCGTGCGCAGCCAGGCCACCACCTCGGTGTTGAGGGCGGCCACGTACGCCCGTACCGACTCCTCGGTGGGCAGGTCGCGCACCTCGTCGGGGACCTTCTCGATGCGGCGGCGCAGTTGCAGCGGGGTGGGCAGGAGCAGGTCACCGGGAAGCTGTTCGCGCTCCAGGAAGCTGCGGATCCACCAGCCCTCGTCGTAGGGCAGGTCCCGGCCCGGGATGGGCTTGCCGGCCCCCGGCAGGTTGTCGAACTCGCCACGCTCCTGGGCCGAGCGGATCTGCGCCTCGACCGCGGCCTCCCAGCCTGTCGTCACCGCCGTCACCTCCCGTCCTCACCGTATCCGCGGATCACCGACCTGGTTCAGCGCCGGCCGGCACCGGGCTGTTCCCGTCCGGCGGCCGGCGGCGGCGGGGCGTACATTCCTGGTGGGCCGGCGGGCGGCCCGTACCCCAGGGCGGGAGGAACCACCGGCGTGCGTGACTGGCTCATCGGCCTCGGCGTCGCGGTGGCCTGCCTGCTGGCCAGCTGGGCGCTGCTGGTGCTGCTGGCCCGGCGGCTGCCGCCGGGCATCCTGCGGGACCTGGCCGCCTTCATCCCGGACTGCCTGACCACCGTGCGCCGGCTGCGCCGCGACCCCCGGGTGCCGCGCCGGGCCAAGGTCGCGATCGTGTTCGCCGGGCTCTGGCTGGCCAGCCCCATCGACCTGATCCCGGAGTTCCTGCCGGTCATCGGCCCACTCGACGACATCGTGGTGGTCGCGCTGGCGCTGCGCTACGCCGGCAGGCAGGTGCCCCGGCAGGTGCTGCTCGACGCGTGGCCCGGCGAGCCGCGGCTGCTGCTGCGCCTGCTCGGCCCGGCGCCGGCGGCCGGGCCGGGCGTCGAGGAACCCACGCGCTGAGCACGCTGCTGGTCGCCTCGGCAGCGGCGTTCCTGCTGGCCGTGCTGTCCGCGGTGACCGGTTTCGGCGGCGGGGTGCTGTTGCTGCCGGTCTTCACCGCGCTGTTCGGGCTGCGCGTCGCGGTGCCCGTGCTCACCCTCACCCAGCTCGCCAGCAACGCCGCCCGGGTCTGGCTCAACCGGCGGGAGCTGCACGCCGCCCTCGCCCGCCGGTTCGCGCTCGGCGCGGTGCCGTTCGCCCTGGCCGGGGCGCTGCTGCTGGCGCACGCGCCGCTGGCCGCCCTCAAGCGGCTGCTCGGGGTGTTCCTGCTGGGCGTGGTGGCGTGGCGTCGCCTCGGCCGGCCGCCGGGACGGCCCGGCGCGCGGACGTTCGTGGCGGTCGGCGCGGCCTCCGGGCTCGGGTCGGCGCTGCTCGGCTCCGTCGGCCCGCTCACCGCGCCGTTCTTCCTGGCCTACGGGCTGACCCGGGCCGCGTACGTGGGCACCGAGGCGGCCGCCGCGCTCACCCTGCACCTGGCCAAGACCGCCGGGTACGCCGGGGCCGGGCTGCTCGGCCGGCAGGTGCTGCTGCTCGGGGCGGCGCTCACCCCGGCCACCCTGGCCGGCGCGTGGGTGGGGCGGCGGATCGTCGGCCGGATCAGCGACCGGACCTTCGTCGCCCTGGTGGAGGCGGGACTTGTCGCGGCCGCCCTGCTCTTCCTGGCCGGCCGCTGACGCCGGCCCGGCGCTCGA
It encodes the following:
- a CDS encoding glycosyltransferase; translated protein: MSTPSRRAGRFVVASLALVVGSVLLVEAYANARFRPDHVRGAEDQVTVPTEILSGGPVLDARGDQPRTYRLPARTIALTFDDGPDPTWTPRVLDVLRRHDTPATFFVIGSEVARHPDLARRAVAEGHELGVHTFTHPDASLLPAWRQRMEYAQTQMAIVHAAGIRTSLLRFPYSSVPSAVDDANWPVIRRAAGQGYLTVVNDLDGEDWARPGVDTIVRNLTPAGDAGVVVLLHDAGGDRSQTLAALDRFIPLMRARGYTFTTVSGGINRARPDAPPYAGNVAASTGDRWRAAPVCWAIRLADGVLRGLALIFVVVGLLMLTRTVMLLLLARRLARRRRTQRWPWGVTTAPVSVIVPAYNERAGIVATVRSLVANDHPGIEVIVVDDGSTDGTADLVDSLGLPGVRVIRKPNGGKATALNTGLLYASHDIIVTADADTVFEPDAIRRLVEPFTDPGIGAVAGNVKVANRRRLLGQWQHIEYVIGFSLDRRFYEKLGCIPTVPGAIGAFRRRALTTVGGMSRDTLAEDTDVTMAVLRAGWRVVYQDRARAWTEAPASVGDLWRQRYRWSYGTLQSMWKHRGAVRDRGAGARFGRFGLPMLALFGVLLPLLGPVLDLLAVYGLFFLDTTKTAVAWLVMLAVQLLTAAVAFKLDREPLRPLLTLPFQQFAYRQMMYLVLARSMVTALTGARLGWRRVKRAGEPVAGTPVAPEAAAPPGRDRWFDTLRALALGRVIAYHMFGAAWLSLVFPAMGVMFALGGALMARSLDRTPERAVSGRLRRLLPGLWALGLVLVPLMLWHGWSDRPAWPVLLSWVVPLVQPPGDAWAADVTGVLWYLVTYLWLVLLSPAMLALHRRWPVWSVLVPLAGVVLLQTAAPGFDGPVESVLTDLAMFTACWLVGFAHQDRRLRRLSLPALLGLAALCLGVAVGWLVTHPEAGRDLNDIPVAQAFWSLGFVLVLLRVAPPMGWLARVRPLDRLVTALNSRALTIYLWHNAAIAVCFAVGDLIGVWRVGQVGYLAVALVLLIGLVLALGWIEDLSARRPPRLLPWPGRTTARLPVARPAAAERQGTPVRT
- a CDS encoding HNH endonuclease, with translation MLSQVTGLSRHFTEESLKAYLLARSERLPTGCLIVRGYGSRRGVHQKVAGRAWAHVAAYAVFVGGYRPDLDVHHVCDVADCIEPTHLRQLSHAENCRRRRQQPRCRNGHDREVDPATGRFRRVCRRCNSDAQKRWRERRAAEVAEARASYRP
- the rox gene encoding rifampin monooxygenase, giving the protein MHFDVIIAGCGPTGAMLAAELRLHDVRVLVLEKETEPPSFVRIVGLHIRSIELMAMRGLLERILERGRRRPAGAYFAAIDKPAPEGLDSPYAYLLGIPQPVIVHLLEEHAVELGAQVRHGCAVVGFEQDDDGVTVELADGERLRSRYLVGCDGARSTVRKLLGVAFPGEPSRNETLMGEMAVGAPQDEIAAKVSELRVTDRRFSLAPAGVGVYRVVVPAGGVSDRAAPPTLDDFRRQLRAVAGTDFGVHSPRWLSRFGDATRLAERYRVGRVLLAGDAAHVHPPIGGQGLNLGVQDAVNLGWKLAAQVRGRAPQTLLDTYHAERHPVAEDVLDNTRAQMELLSTEPGARAVRRLLTELMDFEEVNRRLIEKITGIGIRYDFGAGPDLLGRRLPDIDLKEGRLYGLLRRGRGLLLDRTGGLTAGGWSDRVDHLADPTAALDAPCVLLRPDGHVAWIGDDQRDLDDHLARWFGRPIT
- a CDS encoding erythromycin esterase family protein encodes the protein MTAGITDTVHAVDAAAVMGLLPGRPRLLALGEPTHGEKVLLDVRNDLFRQLVEREGYRTIAIESDCLMGLVVDDHVTSGAGDLDEVMDRGFSHEWGAFPGNRDLVRWMRAYNEGRPASERVRFAGFDGPLEITAAASPRQALTALHGYLAARVDAGLLPCTAETLDRLLGADDRWTEPAAMMDPTRSVGRTPEARELRLVADDLVALLDAQTPHLIATSTPDEWERARLYGRTAAGLLRYHFSMADTSPTRMARLLAVRDSMMAANLLALAERGPTLVHAHNSHLQRERSTMRMGGLPVAWWSAGALVSPHLGDGYAFLATALGTIRHHGVETPPPDTLEGHLYALPQDRYVVDPRRLAAALGEAAPAPRVSPWFGYAPLDPAHLTGIDGLVFVKDAVRN
- a CDS encoding TioE family transcriptional regulator encodes the protein MRQNSQHGGRLRPVDLARRHGLSTQAIRNYEAAGVLPEAERTLHGYRTYTPLHASALNAFLALVPGHGHATATSIMRAVNREATGEALHLIDESHAQLLDDRRTLQAVEAALRDLEPVPPERGDTFVGPLSRRLGIRPATLRKWERAGVVQPRRDPRTGYRVYSAADVRDALLVHQLRRGGHLLEQIAPLIAQVRSAGGVAPLESTLRDWHARLVARSRAMLSGAAALDAYLDCRSASEAG
- a CDS encoding TetR/AcrR family transcriptional regulator — protein: MSDSRAALLDAAAEEFARTGLHGTRVQAVVRRAGVNERMIYHHFGSKEGLYAAVIDEQRAGLAAAWAPVLDRATTLDPYAGMRAAFAGFYDILRARPRLLALMLHESLSGSGALSLPTADQLPAAIRHLYERGQSEGAFRADCPFEVAYATAMGALVALQVFAPPFAVDAGTPELRDRVVGQLLDGMTGPVPGR
- a CDS encoding DHA2 family efflux MFS transporter permease subunit translates to MDRTIEPPAPAPGVSPALRRLVGVIMLGALAVQLDATMTNVAIHTLLREFDATLSTVQWVGTGYLLAMTAMIPLTGWAADRFGTRTLWTLSLAGFLLGSLLSGLAWSAGSLIAFRVVQGAGGGMLVPLAQTILARAAGPDRLGRVMAAIGVPAMLGPVLGPVLGGLIVDDLGWRWIFFVNLPVGLAGLLLARRVVPADRPATAAPLDLTGLALLPPGCAAVVYGLAEAGRHGRFDAPAVLVAVALGGVLLAGFAGHALRTRREPLIDLRLLADRTFAACAAVVFLSGVALFGAIILLPLYQQQVRGASALAAGLLLAPQGVGMAIGLVAAGRLTDRIGPRPIVLVGLVVAAAGTLTYTQVAADTAQPVLAAALLVSGAGMGATVVPVLASPYRGLSPAAIPRATSAIRIFQQLGGAFGGAVLAVVLQRQLAGQADAAERAAAFGATFWWVLGFTLLGVLPALLLPATRAPRPGAGSA
- a CDS encoding DUF1992 domain-containing protein — translated: MTTGWEAAVEAQIRSAQERGEFDNLPGAGKPIPGRDLPYDEGWWIRSFLEREQLPGDLLLPTPLQLRRRIEKVPDEVRDLPTEESVRAYVAALNTEVVAWLRTPTGPRVVVRPVNADDVVRDWRAGRERAAAERVAADPAPVPLSAPPRRRWWPWRRR
- a CDS encoding YkvA family protein, translated to MRDWLIGLGVAVACLLASWALLVLLARRLPPGILRDLAAFIPDCLTTVRRLRRDPRVPRRAKVAIVFAGLWLASPIDLIPEFLPVIGPLDDIVVVALALRYAGRQVPRQVLLDAWPGEPRLLLRLLGPAPAAGPGVEEPTR
- a CDS encoding sulfite exporter TauE/SafE family protein yields the protein MARRAAAAAAPARPGAGGRAGRRGTHALSTLLVASAAAFLLAVLSAVTGFGGGVLLLPVFTALFGLRVAVPVLTLTQLASNAARVWLNRRELHAALARRFALGAVPFALAGALLLAHAPLAALKRLLGVFLLGVVAWRRLGRPPGRPGARTFVAVGAASGLGSALLGSVGPLTAPFFLAYGLTRAAYVGTEAAAALTLHLAKTAGYAGAGLLGRQVLLLGAALTPATLAGAWVGRRIVGRISDRTFVALVEAGLVAAALLFLAGR